One stretch of Sardina pilchardus chromosome 17, fSarPil1.1, whole genome shotgun sequence DNA includes these proteins:
- the LOC134062041 gene encoding serum amyloid P-component-like has protein sequence MNDFLLMTSYKEQSFIVYIHNNEVTFPGLHDPGKDTWNSICATWKPDSKLSQIWINGNPSEKKAHSRATLYENPTIILGQEQDSVGGGFNLDQSFAGKMTDVHMWDYVLSACEIRRFARDFYFTPGNVLNWKALDYSTTGSVSVEDKA, from the coding sequence ATGAATGACTTCCTACTTATGACTTCCTATAAAGAACAATCATTTATCGTGTACATCCATAACAATGAAGTTACTTTCCCGGGCTTACATGACCCCGGAAAAGACACCTGGAACTCCATTTGCGCCACATGGAAACCCGACTCTAAATTATCTCAGATCTGGATAAATGGGAATCCAAGTGAAAAGAAGGCTCATTCAAGAGCTACTCTGTATGAAAATCCAACCATCATCCTGGGTCAAGAGCAGGACAGTGTGGGGGGAGGGTTTAATCTTGACCAGTCATTCGCTGGGAAGATGACCGATGTCCACATGTGGGACTATGTCTTATCTGCTTGTGAGATCCGAAGGTTTGCTAGAGACTTCTATTTCACCCCTGGCAATGTCCTCAACTGGAAGGCCCTTGATTACAGCACCACTGGAAGTGTTAGCGTTGAGGACAAGGCTTAA